In Methanobrevibacter sp., one DNA window encodes the following:
- the moaA gene encoding GTP 3',8-cyclase MoaA, producing the protein MADEFIKDNYQRPIISLRITITNRCNVNCVYCHHDGMVSSKQEMTADELYTICKIAKNIGVKKIRISGGEPLIRKDIVEIVEKVASLDFKDISMTTNGTYLEKYAQGLKDAGLDRVNVSLDTLNPETYEFITKKDYLESAKAGILKAVEVGLYPVKINMVIMKDINQNEVKDMFKFCKENNIVLQLIELIESENCDDDKFSADYHYKLDMIEERLSDMADEVHERKFMQGRKKYYIDGGEIEVVKPVDNSTFCANCSRLRITPDGKIKPCLLRNDNLVELISHVRNGESDEELEKIFLDGINNREPFNK; encoded by the coding sequence ATGGCGGATGAATTCATCAAGGACAATTATCAAAGACCAATCATTTCACTGAGAATCACAATCACAAACAGGTGCAATGTGAACTGCGTATATTGCCATCATGATGGAATGGTTTCCTCAAAGCAGGAAATGACTGCTGACGAACTGTATACAATCTGTAAAATTGCCAAAAATATTGGTGTTAAAAAAATAAGAATTTCAGGTGGAGAACCATTAATCAGAAAGGATATCGTTGAGATTGTTGAAAAGGTAGCTAGCCTTGACTTTAAAGACATATCCATGACAACAAATGGAACCTACCTTGAAAAATACGCCCAAGGCCTAAAGGATGCGGGCCTGGACAGGGTGAATGTCAGCCTTGATACATTGAACCCTGAAACTTATGAGTTCATCACCAAAAAGGATTATCTTGAATCTGCAAAGGCAGGAATCCTAAAGGCTGTTGAAGTCGGCCTATATCCCGTTAAAATCAATATGGTAATCATGAAGGACATCAATCAGAATGAAGTGAAGGATATGTTCAAATTCTGTAAGGAGAACAATATTGTGCTTCAATTGATTGAGCTGATTGAAAGTGAAAACTGCGATGATGACAAATTCAGTGCTGACTATCACTATAAGCTTGACATGATTGAAGAAAGGCTGTCTGATATGGCTGATGAGGTGCATGAACGTAAGTTTATGCAGGGCCGTAAAAAATATTACATAGACGGTGGAGAAATCGAGGTAGTCAAGCCTGTTGACAACTCTACATTTTGTGCAAATTGCTCCAGATTAAGGATAACACCTGACGGTAAAATCAAACCATGCCTGCTTAGAAACGACAATCTTGTCGAATTGATTTCTCATGTCAGAAATGGCGAAAGTGATGAAGAATTAGAGAAAATATTTCTGGACGGCATCAATAACAGAGAACCATTTAACAAATGA
- the fdhD gene encoding formate dehydrogenase accessory sulfurtransferase FdhD translates to MKVEEIDAINFKNNRAENVKEKVVLDETITLTINNEISRSLSAIEDSLKEFAVGYLFNENMVKSMDDIKEIEIEGTQISAEIDDTLLKTNETVLCSDSAGGWRSKIKQVNPVESDFQVHVSELINRIEELKDNAEIWQATGGTHVAGIVYNNQFIVKEDVSRHVAVDKVIGYGLLHDFDLSNSYVIYSGRMPADMVIKMTRAGVPILASNAAPANSGYNIAKKGNITLVGFLRGQRCNVYNNQNRVIFD, encoded by the coding sequence ATGAAAGTCGAAGAAATTGATGCAATAAACTTCAAAAATAACAGGGCAGAAAACGTCAAGGAAAAAGTCGTCCTTGATGAAACTATCACATTGACAATCAACAATGAAATTAGCCGCAGCCTGTCTGCAATTGAAGATTCACTCAAAGAATTTGCTGTGGGATACCTCTTCAACGAGAACATGGTGAAATCAATGGATGACATAAAAGAAATCGAAATTGAAGGAACCCAAATAAGCGCTGAAATTGATGACACTCTTTTAAAAACAAACGAAACCGTCTTATGCTCCGATTCTGCGGGAGGATGGAGAAGCAAGATAAAACAAGTCAATCCTGTTGAAAGTGATTTTCAGGTTCATGTCAGTGAACTGATCAATCGAATTGAAGAGCTAAAGGACAATGCAGAAATTTGGCAGGCCACCGGAGGAACACATGTGGCCGGAATCGTTTACAATAATCAGTTCATAGTAAAAGAAGATGTCAGCCGCCATGTCGCTGTCGATAAAGTGATCGGATACGGGTTGCTGCATGATTTTGATTTGTCAAACTCCTATGTAATATACAGCGGCAGGATGCCTGCAGATATGGTGATAAAGATGACAAGAGCAGGCGTGCCGATTTTAGCATCAAACGCAGCTCCCGCTAATTCAGGATACAATATTGCAAAAAAAGGAAACATTACATTGGTTGGATTCCTAAGAGGCCAACGCTGCAATGTATACAATAACCAAAATAGAGTGATTTTTGACTAG
- the hxlB gene encoding 6-phospho-3-hexuloisomerase translates to MEIMKTSIEAILENIVSAEEFLDEEAIDEFENIIMDANNVFVTGAGRSGLAAKAFAMRLMHLGLSAYVVGETISPAIYEDDCIIAISGSGETNTIVSAAKIAKARGSKVLAVTSYPESTLGQLADNYLLVKGRTNQEVDDENYMKRQIHGNYTSLTPLGTAFELTTLVFLDAIVSELMEKMEQTESDLKSRHTVLE, encoded by the coding sequence ATGGAAATAATGAAAACCTCTATTGAAGCCATATTGGAGAATATTGTAAGTGCTGAAGAATTTTTGGATGAAGAAGCTATTGATGAATTTGAAAATATAATAATGGATGCCAATAATGTTTTTGTTACCGGTGCGGGGAGATCCGGTCTTGCTGCAAAGGCATTTGCCATGAGATTAATGCATTTGGGATTGAGCGCTTATGTTGTGGGAGAGACAATATCTCCGGCAATTTATGAAGATGATTGCATAATCGCCATTTCAGGTTCTGGAGAAACCAACACCATAGTTTCTGCTGCAAAAATAGCTAAGGCTAGAGGTTCTAAAGTATTGGCTGTTACTTCTTACCCAGAATCAACCCTTGGACAATTGGCGGATAACTATCTTCTTGTAAAAGGTAGGACCAATCAGGAAGTTGATGATGAAAACTATATGAAACGTCAAATTCACGGTAACTACACTTCATTAACCCCTCTTGGAACAGCTTTTGAGCTGACCACATTGGTGTTCTTGGATGCTATCGTATCTGAGTTAATGGAGAAAATGGAACAGACTGAAAGCGATTTGAAATCCAGGCACACAGTCCTGGAGTAA
- a CDS encoding Coenzyme F420 hydrogenase/dehydrogenase, beta subunit C-terminal domain yields the protein MSAKINDMYYAYSAIEDIKQKGEYGGVVTTIMKYLLEEGIVDGVVGVTEGHDIYDGVPTLVTDPADVIKTAGSIHCGTLNIAKFVSKYLDGARYMKLAVACKPCDAMTIRELMKKGKIIEDNVIMIGVNCGGTMSPVPTMNMIRDVYELDPKDVIKEEISKGKLIMETADGEKGFKIDELEEQGMGRRENCQRCNLKIPSNADLALGNWGVIGPLAGKATFVEVFSDKGAEILDKVIEAGLIATEEPIEKGIKIRENINNFMLKESQAKKDVDYAGTTGDIIDVFYQYEDEFSKCMKCYGCREACPLCFCEDCCLEAEGPEWVPGGYTPAAPFFHLTRLVHMVDACTNCGQCSEVCPCEIPVAKVWSTVNNKVRETYGYIPGMGSEDPLPFTDHVSKAKWL from the coding sequence ATGAGCGCAAAAATTAACGATATGTACTACGCATACTCTGCTATCGAAGATATCAAACAAAAAGGAGAGTACGGTGGAGTAGTAACTACTATCATGAAATACTTATTAGAAGAAGGTATCGTTGACGGTGTTGTCGGTGTAACCGAAGGTCACGATATTTATGATGGTGTACCAACTCTCGTAACTGACCCTGCTGATGTTATTAAAACAGCCGGTTCCATTCACTGCGGTACTTTAAACATTGCTAAATTTGTATCTAAATACTTAGATGGTGCAAGATACATGAAACTCGCTGTTGCATGTAAACCTTGTGATGCAATGACCATTCGTGAATTAATGAAAAAAGGTAAAATCATCGAAGATAACGTAATTATGATTGGGGTAAACTGTGGAGGAACTATGTCACCTGTTCCTACCATGAACATGATTAGAGATGTATACGAATTAGATCCTAAGGACGTTATCAAAGAAGAAATCTCAAAAGGAAAACTCATCATGGAAACAGCTGATGGTGAAAAAGGTTTCAAAATCGATGAATTAGAAGAACAAGGCATGGGTAGAAGAGAAAACTGTCAAAGATGTAACCTTAAAATCCCTTCCAATGCTGACTTAGCATTAGGTAACTGGGGAGTAATTGGTCCTTTAGCTGGAAAAGCTACTTTTGTTGAAGTGTTCTCCGATAAAGGTGCAGAAATATTAGACAAAGTCATTGAAGCTGGTTTAATTGCAACCGAAGAACCTATCGAAAAAGGTATCAAAATCAGAGAAAACATCAACAACTTCATGCTTAAAGAATCTCAAGCTAAAAAGGATGTTGATTACGCTGGAACTACTGGAGACATTATTGACGTATTCTACCAATACGAAGATGAATTCTCTAAATGTATGAAATGTTACGGTTGTCGTGAAGCATGTCCATTATGTTTCTGTGAAGACTGCTGTCTTGAAGCTGAAGGTCCTGAATGGGTACCTGGCGGATACACTCCTGCAGCTCCATTCTTCCACTTAACACGTTTAGTACACATGGTTGACGCATGTACCAACTGCGGTCAATGTTCTGAAGTATGTCCATGTGAAATCCCTGTTGCTAAAGTATGGAGTACCGTAAACAACAAAGTAAGAGAAACCTATGGATACATCCCAGGTATGGGTAGTGAAGATCCACTTCCATTCACTGATCACGTATCCAAAGCAAAATGGTTATAA
- a CDS encoding formate/nitrite transporter family protein: protein MSSSFKSPVDTAKAIANTAGAKNSAKMTNVILLSFLAGAYIAFGGLLAIVASAGFNEPVGLSKFIFGAVFPVGLIIVVLAGSELFTGNVMFMTLGVLDGKASVGGLAKNWVVSWIFNFVGALFVAYVLAYMGGIVAKDPFTTKAVAVATGKVVGMTWTTAIIKGIGCNWLVCLAVWLANASDDIAGKILGIWFPIMAFVCIGFEHSVANMFFIPLGLFCGAKISWYYIITANLIPVTIGNIIGGAVFVACIYWYTYLKE, encoded by the coding sequence ATGAGTTCATCATTTAAAAGTCCAGTAGATACTGCAAAAGCAATTGCAAATACTGCTGGAGCAAAAAATTCAGCTAAAATGACCAATGTAATCTTGCTTTCCTTTTTAGCAGGTGCATACATTGCATTTGGTGGTTTATTAGCTATTGTTGCAAGTGCAGGATTTAACGAACCTGTTGGATTATCAAAATTCATTTTTGGTGCAGTGTTCCCTGTAGGTTTGATTATTGTAGTGCTTGCCGGATCTGAATTATTCACCGGAAATGTCATGTTCATGACTCTAGGTGTATTAGATGGCAAAGCATCTGTTGGTGGCCTTGCTAAAAATTGGGTAGTAAGTTGGATATTCAACTTTGTAGGTGCATTATTCGTTGCTTACGTACTCGCTTACATGGGTGGAATTGTAGCTAAAGATCCTTTCACCACAAAAGCTGTTGCCGTTGCGACCGGTAAGGTTGTAGGTATGACTTGGACCACTGCCATTATTAAAGGTATTGGTTGTAACTGGCTTGTATGTTTAGCTGTATGGTTAGCTAATGCATCTGACGATATCGCTGGTAAAATCCTGGGTATTTGGTTCCCAATCATGGCGTTTGTATGTATTGGATTTGAGCACAGTGTAGCAAACATGTTCTTTATACCATTAGGTTTATTCTGCGGTGCTAAAATAAGCTGGTATTATATCATTACTGCAAACTTAATTCCTGTTACTATTGGTAACATTATTGGTGGAGCGGTCTTTGTGGCTTGTATCTATTGGTACACTTACCTCAAAGAATAA
- the fdhF gene encoding formate dehydrogenase subunit alpha, whose translation MVEIKYVPTICPYCGTGCGLNFVVKDGKIVGVEPLKRHPVNEGKVCPKGNFGYQFINREDRLTTPLIKENGEFREASWDEALDLVANKLKEVSDEDPNKVGFYACARSPNENIYITQKLARVACGTQNVDHCARICHGPTVAGLANTFGSGAMTNGFDSIKEADYIFCIGSNNMEAHPLFGRKMIQAKQNGAKLVVLDPRFTPTAKIADEYVQFETGTDVALMNAMIKVIIDNDLQDDEFIANRTKGYEEMKETVQKYTLDMASEITGIKPEVIEHLAIEYASADKAAIVYSLGITEHSHGADNVMSTANLAMLTGNIGKQGTGVNPLRGQNNVQGACDMGALPSDYVGYRKVKDPETTAWFNDYYSGEGYEVNLPTTPGLTLVEMMNAAHAGDLKVLYIHGEDPVLSDADVQHTKEALENLEMLVVQECFLTDTAQCADVVLPAAGWGEQEGTFTSGERRVQCLHKAQEPPEGAWLDWKIMEEIAVRMGVPRPLFHYESAEDIFEEIRECAPIMAGMDRKRLDTPEALHWPCPSEDDPCQPLMHKEKFAHPDGLGIFQALEHKGPVETVDDEYPLLLTTTRILFHYHAAMTRRCETLNNEVKTGFIEINTKDAEARGIINGEVVRAFSRRGEIAIPARVTDDIREGIVNIPMHFVECAANVLTNSDSFDPKSKMVELKACAIEVEKLPEVLEMKGEVYKDGTDTEIKAENMSTTTVQVGK comes from the coding sequence ATGGTTGAGATAAAATATGTACCAACTATTTGTCCATACTGTGGTACAGGTTGTGGACTCAACTTCGTTGTCAAAGACGGAAAAATTGTTGGTGTAGAACCTTTAAAAAGACACCCTGTAAACGAGGGTAAAGTATGTCCAAAAGGTAACTTTGGATATCAATTTATTAATAGGGAAGACAGATTAACTACTCCTTTAATAAAAGAAAACGGTGAATTTAGAGAAGCTTCTTGGGATGAAGCATTAGACCTTGTTGCTAACAAGCTCAAAGAAGTATCAGATGAAGACCCAAACAAAGTCGGATTCTATGCATGTGCTCGTTCACCTAACGAAAATATTTACATTACTCAAAAATTAGCTAGAGTAGCTTGTGGTACTCAAAACGTAGACCACTGTGCACGTATCTGTCACGGTCCTACCGTAGCAGGTTTAGCTAACACTTTCGGATCAGGTGCTATGACCAACGGATTCGACAGTATCAAAGAAGCTGACTACATATTCTGTATTGGATCAAACAACATGGAAGCACACCCATTGTTTGGACGTAAAATGATTCAAGCTAAACAAAACGGTGCTAAATTAGTTGTATTAGACCCAAGATTCACTCCTACTGCAAAAATCGCAGACGAATATGTACAATTCGAAACCGGTACTGACGTAGCTTTAATGAACGCAATGATTAAAGTCATCATCGACAACGACTTACAAGATGATGAATTCATCGCAAACAGAACCAAAGGTTACGAAGAAATGAAAGAAACCGTTCAAAAATACACATTAGACATGGCTTCTGAAATTACCGGAATCAAACCTGAAGTAATCGAACACTTAGCTATTGAATACGCATCTGCTGACAAAGCAGCTATCGTATACTCCTTAGGTATTACAGAACACTCCCACGGTGCTGACAACGTAATGTCCACTGCAAACCTCGCAATGTTAACAGGTAACATTGGTAAACAAGGTACTGGTGTAAACCCATTAAGAGGACAAAACAACGTACAAGGTGCTTGTGATATGGGTGCATTGCCTTCCGATTACGTAGGTTACAGAAAAGTTAAAGACCCAGAAACCACAGCATGGTTCAACGACTACTACAGTGGCGAAGGTTACGAAGTAAACTTACCAACCACTCCTGGTTTAACCTTAGTTGAAATGATGAACGCTGCTCACGCTGGTGACTTAAAAGTATTATACATCCACGGGGAAGACCCAGTTCTCTCTGACGCAGATGTACAACACACAAAAGAAGCTCTTGAAAACTTAGAAATGTTAGTCGTACAAGAATGTTTCTTAACCGATACTGCACAATGTGCTGATGTTGTTTTACCTGCAGCAGGTTGGGGTGAACAAGAAGGTACCTTCACCAGTGGTGAAAGAAGAGTACAATGCTTACACAAAGCTCAAGAACCTCCTGAAGGCGCATGGTTAGACTGGAAGATCATGGAAGAAATCGCAGTCAGAATGGGCGTACCAAGACCATTATTCCACTACGAATCCGCTGAAGACATCTTTGAAGAAATCAGAGAATGTGCACCTATCATGGCAGGTATGGACCGTAAAAGATTAGACACTCCAGAAGCACTTCACTGGCCTTGTCCTTCCGAAGACGACCCATGTCAACCATTGATGCACAAAGAAAAATTCGCACACCCTGATGGTTTAGGAATCTTCCAAGCATTAGAACACAAAGGACCTGTTGAAACCGTAGATGATGAATACCCATTATTATTAACAACTACTAGGATATTGTTCCACTACCACGCAGCAATGACTAGAAGATGTGAAACCTTAAACAATGAGGTAAAAACAGGATTCATCGAAATCAACACCAAAGATGCTGAAGCAAGAGGAATTATTAACGGTGAAGTAGTAAGAGCATTCTCTAGAAGAGGAGAAATCGCAATTCCTGCACGTGTAACTGATGACATCAGAGAAGGTATTGTTAACATTCCAATGCACTTTGTAGAATGTGCAGCTAACGTATTAACTAACTCCGATTCTTTCGACCCTAAATCCAAAATGGTTGAATTGAAAGCTTGTGCTATTGAAGTAGAAAAACTCCCAGAAGTATTAGAAATGAAAGGAGAAGTCTACAAAGATGGTACTGACACTGAAATTAAAGCTGAAAACATGTCAACTACTACCGTACAAGTAGGAAAATAA